ACAAAGGTCTGCTACCTTCAGGAGGCAGAAGAACAAAGGTCTGCAACCTTCAGGAGGCAGAAGAACAAAGGTCTGCTACCTTCAGGAGGTAGAAGAACAAAGGTCTGCTACCTTCAGGAGGCAGAAGAACAAAGGTCTGCAACCTTCAGGAGGCAGAAGAACAAAGGTCTGCTACCTTCAGGAGGTAGTAGAACAAAGGTCTTCTCACGGTATGAGGACTCTATTCTCACGGTATGAGGACTCTATTCTCACAATATGAGGACTCTATCCTCACGGTATGAGGACTCTATTCTCACAATATGAGGACTCTATCCTCACGGTATGAGGACTCTATCCTCACAATATGAGGACTCTATCCTCACGGTATGAGGACTCTATCCTCACGGTATGAGGACTCTATTCTCACAATATGAGGACTCTATCCTCACGGTATGAGGACTCTATCCTCACAATATGAGGACTCTATCCTCACGGTATGAGGACTCTATCCTCACGGTATGAGGACTCTATTCTCACAATATGAGGACTCTATTCTCACAATATGAGGACTCTATCCTCACGGTATGAGGACTCTATTCTCACAATATGAGGACTCTATCCTCACGGTATGAGGACTCTATTTCCATGATATTAGAATTATTATGGTACCAATCCCAAAATATTACaacattattttataaaaatgatCTGACTTTATAATtgacctcacctgtgacctcactgtgacctcactgtgaccttgaCTCACCTCCAGTGCCATCTTCTGCACGGTGACCTGGCTGAAGACTCGAGCGCCGTCGTCGGGACAGACGGTCCTCAGCTCGTCTTTGTTGAGGGAGAAGAGCTGAGCGCCGGTCAGCACGCTGAGGCTGGTGACGGtgctgagggagaggaggggtcaacgacacacacctggacacacctgtcctacaccagggtttttcctgcatagagaaaatttgggcgcgcgcctaagccgttttcccgagcgctaaggcaaaaaaaagtcagcgatggaaaaaagaaaaaaaaatgttcatcacgtgcatgtcagcgaatatgttctcaatagggatgcaccgatctgatccagtttgacccaggaaaaaccctgtacacacctgtcccacacacacactcacactgggcTGAAGCCCTTGGCCTCCAGCCAGGTCCGGACGTCCTCCGGTGACGAGTCGCAGGTGATGCCGGCGGCCGGCAGGCGGCCGGACACCTGCAGCTTCTTCTGGGCGCTGCGTCCTAAAGTCAGGCGCTGCATCAGCTCGTCCTGGACCTCCTCCATGTTGGATTTCCTTCCTGAAGTATTGTTTATTAACGCGTGAAGGTCAAACAGCTGAAGGTCAAGCACCTGATATCAGACGTAACGGGACTCACGGGAGACGGGTGGCGGCCCCTGGTGGCTGTGGTCCCTCATGGCGGCGCTGGAGGCGGTGCTGTTCTGGCGGCTGGCGGCCGGAGGAGGCAGCGGCGGCGTGGGGAGCCGGGTGGGGCCCGTGGGGgccggagggggcggagtcacgaGCGGTTTAACGGGGGGATGGTCGGTCCTTGTGGTCTGCTTCTGAAACACGACAGGGggagcttttattctgaaaacagAGCATTTATTATGAAcagagcttttattgtgaacagAGCTTTTATTATGAACagagcttttattctgaaaacagAGCTTTTATTATGAACAGAGCTTTTATTATGAACAGAGCTTTTATTATGAAAACAGAAGATTCGGTCTGGAAGCATTTGAATGGAGAAACGATTTAAAGCAACaggaaacatgtttactgtttgTTTACCTCGTTCAGCTCTCCCAGTAGCTGCTGGAGACGTGAAacgaaaacaaaacatgaaacatgaaaacatgaaacatgaaacataaaaaaaatgaaacatgaaacatgaaaacatgaaacaagaaaacatgaaaacatgaaacatgaaaaaaatgaaacatgaaaacaagaacaaaatgaaacatgaaacatgaaaacgtgagactgttcctttaagagaaACCACAGCAGAGCACACGTTAGCTTGAACAACTCAAACTCCTTCTTTGGCATCAAAAGCTTCAACAGTTCAAAACGAGAGAACGAAGACGAAGATGAAGCTGACGAAGATGAAGCTGACGAAGATGAAGCTGATGATGGAGGTGACTCACCTGGATGGTGTGGCTGTAGATAGGCTCCTCCTCCGTGAGCTGCAGGATGTTGTTCGGCACGTAGCCGGACGCCCCGGAGTCCTTACCCACCTTCCACCACTGCTTCCTGTCATCCAGGACCTGAACCAGAGACCACCGTCAGGGACCACGCCCCCAAGACCTGACCGGAACTAGACCCTGATGGATCCACGTGTCAGATcaactcccatgatgcatcacttcctgttaccTGCACCACGTCGCCCCTCAGCAGCGACAGCTCGTTGGAGTTCCTCGCCACAAAGTCGTATTTAGATTTGGCAAAAACTTCTTTTTGGTTTCTTTGTTCGGCCTCAAAACTcctgaaatacaaaaaaacacgttGACGTCAACAGTTatacacaaagtacacaaagtacacatCAGGAATACATAAAACATGTTAAGAAACGCTATTAAATGAAAAGCTAAATAATGATAGTGACCTCCAGGGGTCAGCCTACAGTTACCGGTCCACGCGGCGGCTCACGGCCTGATTGAAAGCCGCCACGGTCGAGTCCTGATCCAGGACCTGCATCCGCCTGtaggagctgcaggaggcgtACCCGTCTGTGGGGGGGTCTCCGTCTGTGGGGGGGTCTCCGTCTGTGGGGGGGTCCCTCTGCACCGCCTGCTGCACAGACAGGAAGCGTTAACATGAATGTGTTCATAGACGGGGCCTGTTGGTGTAGACTTAGACCGGAACCTGCAGGGCCTCTTGTCTCTGCAGCTCCGCGCTGGGGGGaccctggacctggtcctggtcctggtccaggtctctggaATGAGTTTCCCGGATCAGCGGCGGCTCCCAGCCGTCCTGGAAGGTCAGCGGGCAGGGGGGGAAGTAGTGGTGCCGGGGCCAATCCAGCCTGGGGGGACAGAGACCGGGTCAAGACCAGTCCTCCAGGGGGAGAATCCTGGTGGGCGGGGCTTGAGCAGATGATTGGTTCCTGATTGGTCGGTCTCACCTGCTCTTGGTCCAGCCGTCTCCCAGGGCGACCCACAGGTGTCTCTCCTCCGCCGTCCCCGACACGTGAAGGAAGTCGATGGTCTCTCTGCTCAGGAGGGGGACCACCACACCGCGGGCCAGGTCCACACTGCCAGAGGCCTGGATCACCTGGGGACAGGTAGGGGACAAGAGGACAGGTAGGGGACAAGGGGACAGGTAGGGGACAAGAGGACAGGTAGGGGACAAGAGGACAGGTAGGGGACAAGGGGACAGGTAGGGGACAAGAGGACAGGTAGGGGACAAGGGGACATGTAGGGGACAGGTAGGGGACAAGAGGACAGGTAGGGGACAAGAGGACAGGTAGGGGACAATGGGACATGTAGGGGACAAGAGGACATGTAGGGGACAGGTAGGGGACAAGAAGACAGGTAGGGGACAATGGGACAGGTAGGGGACAAGGGGACAGGTAGGGGACAAGGGGACAGGTAGGGGACAAGAGGACAGGTAGGGGACAAGGGGACAGGTAGGGGACAAGAGGACAGGTAGGGGACAAGAAGACAGGTAGGGGACAATGGGACATGTAGGGGACAAGAGGACATGTAGGGGACAGGTAGGGGACAATGGGACAGGTAGGGGACAAGAGGACAGGTAGGGGACAAGGGGACATGTAGGGGACAAGGGGACAGGTAGGGGACAAGAGGACATGTaggggacaggaggacatgtaTGGGACAAAAGGACAGGTaggggacaggaggacaggtaGGGGACAAGGGGACAATGGGACAGGTAGGGGACAATAAGACAGGTAGGGGACAAGAGGACAGGTAGGGGACAAGGGGACAGGTAGGGGACAAGAGGACAGGTAGGGGACAAGAGGACATGTAGGGGACAAGAGGACAGGTAGGGGACAAGAGGACAGGTCGGGGACAAGGGGACAGGTAGGGGACAATGGGACATGTAGGGCACAAGGGGACAGGTAGGGGACAAGAGGACAGGTCGGGGACAAGGGGACAGGTCGGGGACAAGGGGACAGGTCGGGGACAAGGGGACAGGTAGGGGACAGGTAGGGGACAAGGGGGGTAACGTGCTGACTCACCATCCTCAGAGgagagaacaggaagtgaagcagaTCCACAGAACTCGGGTTCTGGATCTGATCCGCCAGCTTCccctagaggtcaaaggtcagtgctcacacacacatgttgttattatttaacTAAACATCAcacgatgaggaggagcagggaggagcagggggagggggagcaggggaggagcagcagggggaggagcagcagcaggaggcgggGGAGGAACAGCAGGAGCAGTGGGAGGAACAGgagcagcgggaggaggagcagggggaggaggaggagcaggaggagggggaggagcaggaggaggagcctaccAGCTGGTTGAAGGCGTGCTTGAATTTCTGCAGACAGTCCACAAACTCGTCCTCTGCAGGAGGTCTGGAGCGCAGCGTGaggacgccctctagtggacagagaggacatgacgccctctagtggacagagaggacatgacgccctctagtggacagagaggacatgacgccctctagtggacagagaggacatgacgccctctggtggacagagaggacatgacgccctctagtggacagagaggacatgacgccctctagtggacagagaggacatgacgccctctagtggacagagaggacatgacgccctctagtggacagagaggacatgacgcctctagtggacagagaggacatgacgccctctagtggacagagaggacatgacgccctctagtggacagagaGGACATGACACCCTCTAATGGACAGAGAGGACatgacgccctctagtggacagagaggacatgacgccctctagtggacagagaggacatgattgacaggtggggggggctgtgtgaTTGACGGGTGGGGGGgctgtgtg
This is a stretch of genomic DNA from Pseudoliparis swirei isolate HS2019 ecotype Mariana Trench chromosome 10, NWPU_hadal_v1, whole genome shotgun sequence. It encodes these proteins:
- the eps8a gene encoding epidermal growth factor receptor kinase substrate 8a isoform X2 — its product is MAFSLPLCLDKCVHHLSSFVLDRRDGLVSVDDGVRRLRLLDAKGRVWTQEVVLQVEAQTISLIDQETKELERFPVATVQLSRAVTGACGYDSMLALVCREPGRRRPHLHLFQCDHVKATLIHADVESAVLDARGGGVRRRPEALKMILKSDGIIPPPPADPAPQPPAPSNQVEAKGRATAWSAWTNEQPAYEQPPEEEGPVEVTAARVDRDVQVLNHILDHIERFVSRLQKAAEALRELSKRKRKRKRGPGEGVLTLRSRPPAEDEFVDCLQKFKHAFNQLGKLADQIQNPSSVDLLHFLFSPLRMVSQHVTPLVPYLSPTCPLVPDLSPCPRPVPLSPTCPLVPYLSPCALHVPLSPTCPLVPDLSSCPLPVLLSPTCPLVPYLSSCPLPVPLSPTCPLVPYLSYCPLPVPLSPCPLPVLLSPTCPFVPYMSSCPLHVLLSPTCPLVPYMSPCPLPVLLSPTCPIVPYLSPTCPLHVLLSPTCPIVPYLSSCPLPVLLSPTCPLHVPLSPTCPLVPYLSPCPLPVLLSPTCPLVPYLSPCPLPVLLSPTCPQVIQASGSVDLARGVVVPLLSRETIDFLHVSGTAEERHLWVALGDGWTKSRLDWPRHHYFPPCPLTFQDGWEPPLIRETHSRDLDQDQDQVQGPPSAELQRQEALQQAVQRDPPTDGDPPTDGDPPTDGYASCSSYRRMQVLDQDSTVAAFNQAVSRRVDRSFEAEQRNQKEVFAKSKYDFVARNSNELSLLRGDVVQVLDDRKQWWKVGKDSGASGYVPNNILQLTEEEPIYSHTIQQLLGELNEKQTTRTDHPPVKPLVTPPPPAPTGPTRLPTPPLPPPAASRQNSTASSAAMRDHSHQGPPPVSRRKSNMEEVQDELMQRLTLGRSAQKKLQVSGRLPAAGITCDSSPEDVRTWLEAKGFSPVTVTSLSVLTGAQLFSLNKDELRTVCPDDGARVFSQVTVQKMALERGSGSELQEVMRRRQEKLAAGTCDSGVESFDEGSTH
- the eps8a gene encoding epidermal growth factor receptor kinase substrate 8a isoform X5 gives rise to the protein MAFSLPLCLDKCVHHLSSFVLDRRDGLVSVDDGVRRLRLLDAKGRVWTQEVVLQVEAQTISLIDQETKKELERFPVATVQLSRAVTGACGYDSMLALVCREPGRRRPHLHLFQCDHVKATLIHADVESAVLDARGGGVRRRPEALKMILKSDGIIPPPPADPAPQPPAPSNQVEAKGRATAWSAWTNEQPAYEQPPEEEGPVEVTAARVDRDVQVLNHILDHIERFVSRLQKAAEALRELSKRKRKRKRGPGEGVLTLRSRPPAEDEFVDCLQKFKHAFNQLGKLADQIQNPSSVDLLHFLFSPLRMVSQHVTPLVPYLSPTCPLVPDLSPCPRPVPLSPTCPLVPYLSPCALHVPLSPTCPLVPDLSSCPLPVLLSPTCPLVPYLSSCPLPVPLSPTCPLVPYLSYCPLPVPLSPCPLPVLLSPTCPFVPYMSSCPLHVLLSPTCPLVPYMSPCPLPVLLSPTCPIVPYLSPTCPLHVLLSPTCPIVPYLSSCPLPVLLSPTCPLHVPLSPTCPLVPYLSPCPLPVLLSPTCPLVPYLSPCPLPVLLSPTCPQVIQASGSVDLARGVVVPLLSRETIDFLHVSGTAEERHLWVALGDGWTKSRLDWPRHHYFPPCPLTFQDGWEPPLIRETHSRDLDQDQDQVQGPPSAELQRQEALQQAVQRDPPTDGDPPTDGDPPTDGYASCSSYRRMQVLDQDSTVAAFNQAVSRRVDRSFEAEQRNQKEVFAKSKYDFVARNSNELSLLRGDVVQVLDDRKQWWKVGKDSGASGYVPNNILQLTEEEPIYSHTIQQLLGELNEKQTTRTDHPPVKPLVTPPPPAPTGPTRLPTPPLPPPAASRQNSTASSAAMRDHSHQGPPPVSRRKSNMEEVQDELMQRLTLGRSAQKKLQVSGRLPAAGITCDSSPEDVRTWLEAKGFSPVTVTSLSVLTGAQLFSLNKDELRTVCPDDGARVFSQVTVQKMALETFVLLSSLLAATSWCLLCFLLQVFF
- the eps8a gene encoding epidermal growth factor receptor kinase substrate 8a isoform X8, with the protein product MAFSLPLCLDKCVHHLSSFVLDRRDGLVSVDDGVRRLRLLDAKGRVWTQEVVLQVEAQTISLIDQETKKELERFPVATVQLSRAVTGACGYDSMLALVCREPGRRRPHLHLFQCDHVKATLIHADVESAVLDARGGGVRRRPEALKMILKSDGIIPPPPADPAPQPPAPSNQVEAKGRATAWSAWTNEQPAYEQPPEEEGPVEVTAARVDRDVQVLNHILDHIERFVSRLQKAAEALRELSKRKRKRKRGPGEGVLTLRSRPPAEDEFVDCLQKFKHAFNQLGKLADQIQNPSSVDLLHFLFSPLRMVSQHVTPLVPYLSPTCPLVPDLSPCPRPVPLSPTCPLVPYLSPCALHVPLSPTCPLVPDLSSCPLPVLLSPTCPLVPYLSSCPLPVPLSPTCPLVPYLSYCPLPVPLSPCPLPVLLSPTCPFVPYMSSCPLHVLLSPTCPLVPYMSPCPLPVLLSPTCPIVPYLSPTCPLVPYMSHCPLPVFLSPTCPLVPYLSPCPLPVLLSPTCPLVPYLSPCPLPVPLSPTCLLVPYLSPTCPLVPYMSHCPLPVLLSPTCPLVPYLSPTCPLVPYLSSCPLPVPLSPTCPLVPYLSSCPLPVPLSPTCPLVPYLSPGDPGLWQCGPGPRCGGPPPEQRDHRLPSRVGDGGGETPVGRPGRRLDQEQAGLAPAPLLPPLPADLPGRLGAAADPGNSFQRPGPGPGPGPGSPQRGAAETRGPAAGGAEGPPHRRRPPHRRRPPHRRVRLLQLLQADAGPGSGLDRGGFQSGREPPRGPVTVG
- the eps8a gene encoding epidermal growth factor receptor kinase substrate 8a isoform X7, which gives rise to MAFSLPLCLDKCVHHLSSFVLDRRDGLVSVDDGVRRLRLLDAKGRVWTQEVVLQVEAQTISLIDQETKKELERFPVATVQLSRAVTGACGYDSMLALVCREPGRRRPHLHLFQCDHVKATLIHADVESAVLDARGGGVRRRPEALKMILKSDGIIPPPPADPAPQPPAPSNQVEAKGRATAWSAWTNEQPAYEQPPEEEGPVEVTAARVDRDVQVLNHILDHIERFVSRLQKAAEALRELSKRKRKRKRGPGEGVLTLRSRPPAEDEFVDCLQKFKHAFNQLGKLADQIQNPSSVDLLHFLFSPLRMVSQHVTPLVPYLSPTCPLVPDLSPCPRPVPLSPTCPLVPYLSPCALHVPLSPTCPLVPDLSSCPLPVLLSPTCPLVPYLSSCPLPVPLSPTCPLVPYLSYCPLPVPLSPCPLPVLLSPTCPFVPYMSSCPLHVLLSPTCPLVPYMSPCPLPVLLSPTCPIVPYLSPTCPLHVLLSPTCPIVPYLSSCPLPVLLSPTCPLHVPLSPTCPLVPYLSPCPLPVLLSPTCPLVPYLSPCPLPVLLSPTCPQVIQASGSVDLARGVVVPLLSRETIDFLHVSGTAEERHLWVALGDGWTKSRLDWPRHHYFPPCPLTFQDGWEPPLIRETHSRDLDQDQDQVQGPPSAELQRQEALQQAVQRDPPTDGDPPTDGDPPTDGYASCSSYRRMQVLDQDSTVAAFNQAVSRRVDRSFEAEQRNQKEVFAKSKYDFVARNSNELSLLRGDVVQVLDDRKQWWKVGKDSGASGYVPNNILQLTEEEPIYSHTIQQLLGELNEKQTTRTDHPPVKPLVTPPPPAPTGPTRLPTPPLPPPAASRQNSTASSAAMRDHSHQGPPPVSRRKSNMEEVQDELMQRLTLGRSAQKKLQVSGRLPAAGITCDSSPEDVRTWLEAKGFSPVTVTSLSVLTGAQLFSLNKDELRTVCPDDGARVFSQVTVQKMALEVFF
- the eps8a gene encoding epidermal growth factor receptor kinase substrate 8a isoform X3, with protein sequence MAFSLPLCLDKCVHHLSSFVLDRRDGLVSVDDGVRRLRLLDAKGRVWTQEVVLQVEAQTISLIDQETKKELERFPVATVQLSRAVTGACGYDSMLALVCREPGRRRPHLHLFQCDHVKATLIHADVESAVLDARGGGVRRRPEALKMILKSDGIIPPPPADPAPQPPAPSNQVEAKGRATAWSAWTNEQPAYEQPPEEEGPVEVTAARVDRDVQVLNHILDHIERFVSRLQKAAEALRELSKRKRKRKRGPGEGVLTLRSRPPAEDEFVDCLQKFKHAFNQLGKLADQIQNPSSVDLLHFLFSPLRMVSQHVTPLVPYLSPTCPLVPDLSPCPRPVPLSPTCPLVPYLSPCALHVPLSPTCPLVPDLSSCPLPVLLSPTCPLVPYLSSCPLPVPLSPTCPLVPYLSYCPLPVPLSPCPLPVLLSPTCPFVPYMSSCPLHVLLSPTCPLVPYMSPCPLPVLLSPTCPIVPYLSPTCPLHVLLSPTCPIVPYLSSCPLPVLLSPTCPLHVPLSPTCPLVPYLSPCPLPVLLSPTCPLVPYLSPCPLPVLLSPTCPQVIQASGSVDLARGVVVPLLSRETIDFLHVSGTAEERHLWVALGDGWTKSRLDWPRHHYFPPCPLTFQDGWEPPLIRETHSRDLDQDQDQVQGPPSAELQRQEALQAVQRDPPTDGDPPTDGDPPTDGYASCSSYRRMQVLDQDSTVAAFNQAVSRRVDRSFEAEQRNQKEVFAKSKYDFVARNSNELSLLRGDVVQVLDDRKQWWKVGKDSGASGYVPNNILQLTEEEPIYSHTIQQLLGELNEKQTTRTDHPPVKPLVTPPPPAPTGPTRLPTPPLPPPAASRQNSTASSAAMRDHSHQGPPPVSRRKSNMEEVQDELMQRLTLGRSAQKKLQVSGRLPAAGITCDSSPEDVRTWLEAKGFSPVTVTSLSVLTGAQLFSLNKDELRTVCPDDGARVFSQVTVQKMALERGSGSELQEVMRRRQEKLAAGTCDSGVESFDEGSTH
- the eps8a gene encoding epidermal growth factor receptor kinase substrate 8a isoform X1; protein product: MAFSLPLCLDKCVHHLSSFVLDRRDGLVSVDDGVRRLRLLDAKGRVWTQEVVLQVEAQTISLIDQETKKELERFPVATVQLSRAVTGACGYDSMLALVCREPGRRRPHLHLFQCDHVKATLIHADVESAVLDARGGGVRRRPEALKMILKSDGIIPPPPADPAPQPPAPSNQVEAKGRATAWSAWTNEQPAYEQPPEEEGPVEVTAARVDRDVQVLNHILDHIERFVSRLQKAAEALRELSKRKRKRKRGPGEGVLTLRSRPPAEDEFVDCLQKFKHAFNQLGKLADQIQNPSSVDLLHFLFSPLRMVSQHVTPLVPYLSPTCPLVPDLSPCPRPVPLSPTCPLVPYLSPCALHVPLSPTCPLVPDLSSCPLPVLLSPTCPLVPYLSSCPLPVPLSPTCPLVPYLSYCPLPVPLSPCPLPVLLSPTCPFVPYMSSCPLHVLLSPTCPLVPYMSPCPLPVLLSPTCPIVPYLSPTCPLHVLLSPTCPIVPYLSSCPLPVLLSPTCPLHVPLSPTCPLVPYLSPCPLPVLLSPTCPLVPYLSPCPLPVLLSPTCPQVIQASGSVDLARGVVVPLLSRETIDFLHVSGTAEERHLWVALGDGWTKSRLDWPRHHYFPPCPLTFQDGWEPPLIRETHSRDLDQDQDQVQGPPSAELQRQEALQQAVQRDPPTDGDPPTDGDPPTDGYASCSSYRRMQVLDQDSTVAAFNQAVSRRVDRSFEAEQRNQKEVFAKSKYDFVARNSNELSLLRGDVVQVLDDRKQWWKVGKDSGASGYVPNNILQLTEEEPIYSHTIQQLLGELNEKQTTRTDHPPVKPLVTPPPPAPTGPTRLPTPPLPPPAASRQNSTASSAAMRDHSHQGPPPVSRRKSNMEEVQDELMQRLTLGRSAQKKLQVSGRLPAAGITCDSSPEDVRTWLEAKGFSPVTVTSLSVLTGAQLFSLNKDELRTVCPDDGARVFSQVTVQKMALERGSGSELQEVMRRRQEKLAAGTCDSGVESFDEGSTH
- the eps8a gene encoding epidermal growth factor receptor kinase substrate 8a isoform X9 encodes the protein MAFSLPLCLDKCVHHLSSFVLDRRDGLVSVDDGVRRLRLLDAKGRVWTQEVVLQVEAQTISLIDQETKKELERFPVATVQLSRAVTGACGYDSMLALVCREPGRRRPHLHLFQCDHVKATLIHADVESAVLDARGGGVRRRPEALKMILKSDGIIPPPPADPAPQPPAPSNQVEAKGRATAWSAWTNEQPAYEQPPEEEGPVEVTAARVDRDVQVLNHILDHIERFVSRLQKAAEALRELSKRKRKRKRGPGEGVLTLRSRPPAEDEFVDCLQKFKHAFNQLGKLADQIQNPSSVDLLHFLFSPLRMVSQHVTPLVPYLSPTCPLVPDLSPCPRPVPLSPTCPLVPYLSPCALHVPLSPTCPLVPDLSSCPLPVLLSPTCPLVPYLSSCPLPVPLSPTCPLVPYLSYCPLPVPLSPCPLPVLLSPTCPFVPYMSSCPLHVLLSPTCPLVPYMSPCPLPVLLSPTCPIVPYLSPTCPLVPYMSHCPLPVFLSPTCPLVPYLSPCPLPVLLSPTCPLVPYLSPCPLPVPLSPTCLLVPYLSPTCPLVPYMSHCPLPVLLSPTCPLVPYLSPTCPLVPYLSSCPLPVPLSPTCPLVPYLSSCPLPVPLSPTCPLVPYLSPGDPGLWQCGPGPRCGGPPPEQRDHRLPSRVGDGGGETPVGRPGRRLDQEQAGLAPAPLLPPLPADLPGRLGAAADPGNSFQRPGPGPGPGPGSPQRGAAETRGPAGGAEGPPHRRRPPHRRRPPHRRVRLLQLLQADAGPGSGLDRGGFQSGREPPRGPVTVG
- the eps8a gene encoding epidermal growth factor receptor kinase substrate 8a isoform X6 — encoded protein: MAFSLPLCLDKCVHHLSSFVLDRRDGLVSVDDGVRRLRLLDAKGRVWTQEVVLQVEAQTISLIDQETKKELERFPVATVQLSRAVTGACGYDSMLALVCREPGRRRPHLHLFQCDHVKATLIHADVESAVLDARGGGVRRRPEALKMILKSDGIIPPPPADPAPQPPAPSNQVEAKGRATAWSAWTNEQPAYEQPPEEEGPVEVTAARVDRDVQVLNHILDHIERFVSRLQKAAEALRELSKRKRKRKRGPGEGVLTLRSRPPAEDEFVDCLQKFKHAFNQLGKLADQIQNPSSVDLLHFLFSPLRMVSQHVTPLVPYLSPTCPLVPDLSPCPRPVPLSPTCPLVPYLSPCALHVPLSPTCPLVPDLSSCPLPVLLSPTCPLVPYLSSCPLPVPLSPTCPLVPYLSYCPLPVPLSPCPLPVLLSPTCPFVPYMSSCPLHVLLSPTCPLVPYMSPCPLPVLLSPTCPIVPYLSPTCPLHVLLSPTCPIVPYLSSCPLPVLLSPTCPLHVPLSPTCPLVPYLSPCPLPVLLSPTCPLVPYLSPCPLPVLLSPTCPQVIQASGSVDLARGVVVPLLSRETIDFLHVSGTAEERHLWVALGDGWTKSRLDWPRHHYFPPCPLTFQDGWEPPLIRETHSRDLDQDQDQVQGPPSAELQRQEALQQAVQRDPPTDGDPPTDGDPPTDGSFEAEQRNQKEVFAKSKYDFVARNSNELSLLRGDVVQVLDDRKQWWKVGKDSGASGYVPNNILQLTEEEPIYSHTIQQLLGELNEKQTTRTDHPPVKPLVTPPPPAPTGPTRLPTPPLPPPAASRQNSTASSAAMRDHSHQGPPPVSRRKSNMEEVQDELMQRLTLGRSAQKKLQVSGRLPAAGITCDSSPEDVRTWLEAKGFSPVTVTSLSVLTGAQLFSLNKDELRTVCPDDGARVFSQVTVQKMALERGSGSELQEVMRRRQEKLAAGTCDSGVESFDEGSTH
- the eps8a gene encoding epidermal growth factor receptor kinase substrate 8a isoform X10, giving the protein MAFSLPLCLDKCVHHLSSFVLDRRDGLVSVDDGVRRLRLLDAKGRVWTQEVVLQVEAQTISLIDQETKKELERFPVATVQLSRAVTGACGYDSMLALVCREPGRRRPHLHLFQCDHVKATLIHADVESAVLDARGGGVRRRPEALKMILKSDGIIPPPPADPAPQPPAPSNQVEAKGRATAWSAWTNEQPAYEQPPEEEGPVEVTAARVDRDVQVLNHILDHIERFVSRLQKAAEALRELSKRKRKRKRGPGEGVLTLRSRPPAEDEFVDCLQKFKHAFNQLGKLADQIQNPSSVDLLHFLFSPLRMVIQASGSVDLARGVVVPLLSRETIDFLHVSGTAEERHLWVALGDGWTKSRLDWPRHHYFPPCPLTFQDGWEPPLIRETHSRDLDQDQDQVQGPPSAELQRQEALQQAVQRDPPTDGDPPTDGDPPTDGYASCSSYRRMQVLDQDSTVAAFNQAVSRRVDRSFEAEQRNQKEVFAKSKYDFVARNSNELSLLRGDVVQVLDDRKQWWKVGKDSGASGYVPNNILQLTEEEPIYSHTIQQLLGELNEKQTTRTDHPPVKPLVTPPPPAPTGPTRLPTPPLPPPAASRQNSTASSAAMRDHSHQGPPPVSRRKSNMEEVQDELMQRLTLGRSAQKKLQVSGRLPAAGITCDSSPEDVRTWLEAKGFSPVTVTSLSVLTGAQLFSLNKDELRTVCPDDGARVFSQVTVQKMALERGSGSELQEVMRRRQEKLAAGTCDSGVESFDEGSTH
- the eps8a gene encoding epidermal growth factor receptor kinase substrate 8a isoform X4, which codes for MAFSLPLCLDKCVHHLSSFVLDRRDGLVSVDDGVRRLRLLDAKGRVWTQEVVLQVEAQTISLIDQETKKELERFPVATVQLSRAVTGACGYDSMLALVCREPGRRRPHLHLFQCDHVKATLIHADVESAVLDARGGGVRRRPEALKMILKSDGIIPPPPADPAPQPPAPSNQVEAKGRATAWSAWTNEQPAYEQPPEEEGPVEVTAARVDRDVQVLNHILDHIERFVSRLQKAAEALRELSKRKRKRKRGPGEGVLTLRSRPPAEDEFVDCLQKFKHAFNQLGKLADQIQNPSSVDLLHFLFSPLRMVSQHVTPLVPYLSPTCPLVPDLSPCPRPVPLSPTCPLVPYLSPCALHVPLSPTCPLVPDLSSCPLPVLLSPTCPLVPYLSSCPLPVPLSPTCPLVPYLSYCPLPVPLSPCPLPVLLSPTCPFVPYMSSCPLHVLLSPTCPLVPYMSPCPLPVLLSPTCPIVPYLSPTCPLHVLLSPTCPIVPYLSSCPLPVLLSPTCPLHVPLSPTCPLVPYLSPCPLPVLLSPTCPLVPYLSPCPLPVLLSPTCPQVIQASGSVDLARGVVVPLLSRETIDFLHVSGTAEERHLWVALGDGWTKSRLDWPRHHYFPPCPLTFQDGWEPPLIRETHSRDLDQDQDQVQGPPSAELQRQEALQQAVQRDPPTDGDPPTDGDPPTDGYASCSSYRRMQVLDQDSTVAAFNQAVSRRVDRSFEAEQRNQKEVFAKSKYDFVARNSNELSLLRGDVVQVLDDRKQWWKVGKDSGASGYVPNNILQLTEEEPIYSHTIQQLLGELNEKQTTRTDHPPVKPLVTPPPPAPTGPTRLPTPPLPPPAASRQNSTASSAAMRDHSHQGPPPVSRRKSNMEEVQDELMQRLTLGRSAQKKLQVSGRLPAAGITCDSSPEDVRTWLEAKGFSPVLSVLTGAQLFSLNKDELRTVCPDDGARVFSQVTVQKMALERGSGSELQEVMRRRQEKLAAGTCDSGVESFDEGSTH